The following proteins are co-located in the Candidatus Phytoplasma asteris genome:
- a CDS encoding DHH family phosphoesterase produces the protein MKIIYNKIKAFETIIIHGHINPDGDCYGAQLGLKDAITATFPQKKVYAVGQQNHSLSFVGVMDEVCDSLYQSALAIVVDCGQENKISDQRFKLAKDTIRIDHHLLMDNYCNYQWVDANYSSCSQMIFEFKEKCNMKLTHKGALAMYVGMVTDTGNFCFDRVDQNTLKAAASLLAFDLDVSQIFFHLNKETLTLFQYKAYIYQNVVTSQGFAYVFISQETLKKFNLHIDVAASLVNILGHLENHPVWAFFLEQPDLTIRARIRSRGPEINSIARQFKGGGHLRACGATLNNNQEMTFFIAQIKDSIKAFETKSQDKNPKLIKN, from the coding sequence ATGAAAATTATTTACAATAAAATTAAAGCTTTTGAAACAATTATTATTCACGGACACATCAATCCAGATGGTGATTGTTATGGCGCTCAACTAGGTTTAAAAGATGCAATTACAGCAACTTTTCCCCAAAAAAAAGTCTATGCAGTAGGACAACAAAATCATTCTTTATCTTTTGTAGGTGTGATGGATGAAGTTTGTGATTCTTTGTACCAAAGCGCTCTTGCTATTGTTGTTGATTGCGGTCAAGAAAACAAAATTAGTGACCAAAGATTTAAATTAGCTAAAGATACAATTAGAATTGATCATCATTTATTAATGGATAATTACTGCAATTATCAATGGGTAGATGCTAATTATTCTTCTTGTTCTCAAATGATTTTTGAATTTAAAGAAAAATGCAATATGAAATTAACTCATAAAGGTGCTTTGGCTATGTATGTAGGTATGGTAACTGATACTGGTAATTTTTGTTTTGATAGAGTTGACCAAAACACTCTTAAAGCTGCTGCTTCCTTGCTTGCTTTTGACCTTGATGTATCACAAATTTTTTTTCATCTTAACAAAGAAACTCTTACCTTGTTTCAATATAAAGCCTATATTTATCAAAATGTAGTTACTTCCCAAGGATTTGCTTACGTTTTTATTTCTCAAGAAACATTGAAAAAATTTAACTTACATATTGACGTTGCTGCAAGTTTGGTTAATATTTTGGGTCATTTAGAAAATCATCCAGTTTGGGCTTTTTTCTTAGAACAACCAGATTTAACAATTAGAGCTCGCATTCGTTCTCGTGGTCCTGAAATTAACTCCATTGCTAGACAATTTAAAGGCGGAGGTCACCTTAGAGCTTGTGGCGCTACTTTAAATAACAATCAAGAAATGACTTTTTTCATAGCTCAAATAAAAGACTCAATTAAAGCTTTTGAAACCAAATCCCAAGACAAAAATCCAAAACTAATTAAAAATTAA
- a CDS encoding extracellular solute-binding protein — MVSKDKLKIIHFFTCLFVILAFIVLFPKIDSNALRNNHEQELNEMLNKYKDSEAWEKFLEKPIEIVFWHRLDPEKEKGKPKTALEEIIEEFREKYPKIKVKTEYKPSWSGIVKNINVALPANNEPHLIVSYADHLVNYYESGKLVPLDGFKDHTNEKIKLDPCTTDPQTEKTYFYSSFENEAQLPLGDEKEPGKWYSLPFSKSIELMYYNQDYFKQLKGKIQKQKIEIDSDFESCFDNYDNSNFEGKLKDGITWEQMKKLCKVIKQVDSEKIPISYDSESNLFIISSEQRGIEYTTSPTKKDPSSREVGVRFNNPDAKKMIKDFKKFYDKKYLITRKLSGESYTTHLFMDQKILMDISSSNGFEYVSKAPFKVGITSVPYWKKGKQGPESGKRKVLQQGSNINLFYKKDKDEVLASWLFLKHLTSKETNEKLLQKLSQFPTRPCYDKSAQPEQTNSENPSKNSKNPEINKDIFDFMKSERKEDEESSQTGNPIYFFSPTFRKSQMSRIVVEKLVIDCFLDKDLDKNIDTLFNEAQQKANS; from the coding sequence GTGGTATCAAAGGATAAATTAAAAATCATTCATTTTTTTACTTGCTTATTTGTTATTTTAGCATTTATTGTATTATTTCCTAAAATTGATTCTAATGCTTTAAGAAATAACCATGAACAAGAATTAAATGAAATGCTTAACAAATATAAAGATAGCGAAGCATGGGAAAAATTTCTAGAAAAACCCATCGAAATTGTTTTTTGGCATCGTTTAGATCCTGAAAAAGAAAAAGGAAAACCAAAAACTGCTTTAGAAGAAATTATTGAAGAATTTAGAGAAAAATATCCCAAAATCAAAGTAAAAACAGAATATAAACCTAGTTGGAGTGGGATTGTAAAAAACATTAATGTAGCTCTTCCAGCCAACAACGAACCTCATTTAATTGTTTCTTATGCTGATCATTTAGTAAATTATTATGAATCAGGTAAATTAGTTCCCCTTGATGGATTTAAAGATCACACCAATGAAAAAATCAAATTAGACCCTTGTACAACAGATCCCCAAACAGAAAAAACATATTTTTATTCTAGTTTTGAAAATGAGGCTCAATTGCCTTTGGGTGATGAAAAAGAACCAGGGAAATGGTATTCCTTGCCATTTTCTAAATCTATTGAATTGATGTATTATAATCAAGATTATTTTAAACAATTAAAAGGCAAAATTCAAAAACAAAAAATCGAAATCGATTCCGATTTTGAATCTTGTTTTGACAATTATGATAACTCTAATTTTGAAGGCAAACTTAAAGATGGTATTACATGGGAACAAATGAAAAAGTTATGCAAAGTAATTAAACAAGTTGACTCTGAAAAAATCCCTATTTCTTATGATTCTGAATCTAATTTATTTATTATATCTTCCGAACAAAGAGGAATTGAATATACAACTTCACCAACTAAAAAAGATCCATCAAGTCGTGAAGTAGGAGTACGTTTTAATAATCCAGATGCTAAAAAAATGATTAAAGATTTTAAAAAATTTTATGATAAAAAATATTTAATTACTCGTAAATTATCTGGTGAAAGTTATACTACTCATTTATTTATGGATCAAAAAATTTTAATGGATATTTCTTCTTCTAATGGATTTGAATATGTTTCCAAAGCTCCATTTAAAGTAGGGATAACTTCGGTTCCTTATTGGAAAAAAGGAAAACAAGGTCCTGAGTCAGGCAAAAGAAAAGTTTTACAACAAGGTTCTAATATTAATTTATTTTATAAAAAAGATAAAGATGAAGTGCTTGCTTCTTGGTTGTTTTTAAAACATTTAACTTCTAAAGAAACAAACGAAAAATTACTCCAAAAACTTAGTCAATTTCCTACTCGTCCTTGTTATGATAAAAGCGCCCAACCAGAACAAACAAATTCTGAAAATCCTTCCAAAAATTCTAAAAATCCAGAAATAAATAAAGATATTTTTGACTTTATGAAAAGTGAAAGAAAAGAAGATGAAGAATCATCTCAAACAGGTAACCCCATTTATTTCTTTTCTCCCACTTTTAGAAAATCCCAGATGTCGCGTATAGTTGTAGAAAAATTAGTAATAGATTGTTTTTTAGATAAAGACTTAGACAAAAACATCGATACATTATTTAATGAAGCCCAACAAAAAGCAAACTCCTAA
- a CDS encoding carbohydrate ABC transporter permease has translation MSNSNNKTKIIFAKLKKHLPKVCATFTKYFFLSVFALFLAIPFYWMLNLALQDNPACPSFFPKDLTWNNFSFLFTRYSLFLTFFKTLAVVFISTVLGIFVSVITAFALSILEFRTKKIILGVFLITTMITTESMFLTNYQTVARLGFVDSGQGTRVFSGIYLAMILPFLINVFHIFLLIQNIKKIPKELYLSAKVDGSSDWKFLYKILTPLLRDNIINIIIFRAVAAWNAYLWPELVGGKLLTNVIRNIFDSEKNQNLVNQQMAATVLMTLPLVLLFIFCKRYVLEGKLNSGIKG, from the coding sequence ATGTCAAATTCAAATAATAAAACAAAAATCATTTTTGCCAAACTTAAAAAACATTTACCCAAAGTTTGTGCCACTTTTACCAAATACTTTTTTTTGTCTGTTTTTGCTCTTTTTTTGGCTATCCCTTTTTATTGGATGCTAAATTTAGCTCTACAAGACAATCCTGCTTGTCCTAGTTTTTTTCCTAAAGATTTGACGTGGAACAACTTCTCTTTTCTATTTACCCGTTATAGCTTGTTTTTGACTTTTTTTAAAACCCTTGCTGTTGTTTTTATCTCTACTGTTTTAGGTATTTTTGTCTCTGTTATAACTGCTTTTGCTCTTAGTATTTTAGAATTTAGAACTAAAAAAATTATATTAGGAGTCTTTCTAATCACCACTATGATAACTACTGAAAGTATGTTTTTAACTAACTATCAAACAGTTGCACGCCTAGGTTTTGTTGATTCTGGTCAAGGTACGCGCGTTTTTAGTGGCATTTATTTAGCAATGATTCTTCCCTTTCTAATCAATGTATTTCATATTTTTTTATTAATACAAAATATCAAAAAAATTCCCAAAGAACTCTATTTATCTGCCAAAGTTGATGGTAGTAGTGATTGGAAGTTTTTATACAAAATTTTAACTCCGCTTTTAAGAGATAACATCATTAATATCATTATTTTTAGAGCAGTTGCTGCTTGGAATGCTTATTTGTGGCCTGAACTTGTAGGCGGAAAATTGCTTACTAATGTGATTAGAAATATTTTTGACTCTGAAAAAAACCAAAATTTAGTCAATCAACAAATGGCAGCTACTGTTTTGATGACATTACCTTTAGTTTTGTTGTTCATTTTTTGTAAAAGATATGTTTTAGAAGGAAAATTAAACAGTGGTATCAAAGGATAA
- a CDS encoding carbohydrate ABC transporter permease: MSLLKKLFHHNSTKYSKHNHWYYLAPALILMVLFNFYPLVKTLFISLDSRYNKFADTFSYSFNFSNYTTTFCDPDFRTALFNTFLLVFVAVPISIFLSLMIALALNSVYNRFLKNIFQTIFFLPYLTNPVIMGMVFAVLFYHNSFGIQTRPEGFFNSFFGLQQDWINISAPYSYKMFVLIFYVVWKSLPFQILIFSVGLKNISKDYYDAARIDGASKITIFRKITLPLLAPTIFYQFIIAIIQVFKEYESVIGVFGNSDITKVNTVVGYIYQQLEGTLMDSYSRGAAATVILLLISILFTAINFFFFEKKLNE, from the coding sequence ATGTCATTGCTAAAAAAACTTTTCCATCACAATTCCACTAAATATTCCAAACATAATCATTGGTATTATTTGGCGCCTGCCTTAATTCTTATGGTTTTATTTAATTTTTATCCTTTGGTAAAAACACTTTTTATTTCTTTGGATAGTAGATATAATAAATTTGCAGACACATTTTCTTATTCGTTTAATTTTTCCAATTACACTACTACTTTTTGTGATCCTGATTTTAGAACTGCTCTTTTTAACACTTTTTTACTGGTGTTTGTTGCTGTTCCTATTTCTATTTTTTTGTCTTTAATGATTGCCTTAGCACTTAACAGTGTTTATAATCGTTTTTTAAAAAATATCTTTCAAACCATTTTTTTCCTCCCTTATTTAACAAATCCTGTTATTATGGGAATGGTTTTTGCAGTCCTTTTTTATCACAATAGTTTTGGCATCCAAACGCGCCCCGAAGGTTTTTTTAATTCTTTTTTTGGGCTCCAACAAGATTGGATTAACATTTCAGCTCCTTATTCGTATAAAATGTTTGTTTTAATTTTTTATGTAGTGTGGAAATCCCTTCCCTTCCAAATTTTAATTTTTAGTGTGGGATTAAAAAACATTAGTAAAGATTATTACGATGCTGCCAGAATTGACGGCGCTTCTAAAATAACTATTTTTAGAAAAATTACTCTTCCTCTACTTGCTCCTACTATTTTTTATCAATTTATTATTGCAATAATTCAAGTTTTTAAAGAATATGAATCTGTTATTGGAGTTTTTGGTAATTCCGATATTACTAAGGTAAATACTGTGGTAGGCTATATTTATCAACAATTAGAAGGAACTTTAATGGATTCTTATTCCAGAGGCGCTGCAGCCACTGTTATTTTGCTTTTAATTTCTATTCTTTTTACTGCCATTAATTTTTTCTTTTTTGAAAAGAAATTAAATGAATAA